Proteins encoded together in one bacterium window:
- the mscL gene encoding large conductance mechanosensitive channel protein MscL: MLKEFREFAMKGNVLDMAVGIIIGGVFTPIVKALVDELLMPLIGLVIGKVDFSGLYLLLKPGAANPGPYETLAAAKAAGAVVLGYGAFVNTIVTFLIVSFALFLLVKGMNKLKREEAAAPKAPSTKPCPKCCTDIPIKAVRCPACTSELAA, translated from the coding sequence ATGCTGAAGGAATTTCGAGAGTTCGCAATGAAGGGAAACGTCCTGGACATGGCTGTCGGAATAATCATCGGCGGCGTGTTCACACCCATCGTCAAGGCGCTCGTTGACGAGCTTCTGATGCCGCTGATCGGACTGGTAATCGGCAAGGTGGATTTTTCCGGGCTTTACCTGCTGCTCAAGCCCGGAGCCGCGAATCCTGGCCCTTACGAGACGCTCGCCGCGGCGAAGGCCGCAGGGGCTGTGGTGCTTGGGTACGGGGCATTTGTCAACACGATCGTCACCTTCTTGATTGTTTCATTCGCTTTGTTTCTTCTGGTCAAGGGAATGAACAAGCTGAAAAGGGAAGAAGCGGCAGCGCCCAAAGCGCCATCCACGAAACCATGTCCGAAATGCTGCACGGACATTCCGATCAAGGCGGTGCGATGCCCGGCCTGTACATCGGAATTGGCAGCATAA
- a CDS encoding phosphoribosylglycinamide formyltransferase, producing the protein MLCNNQRGMAADSIKPINLAVLLSGAGSTLANFLECIAAGKLDARISVVVSSRPGVRGLEIAEAAGIPTRVVSRKKHPDEREFSKIVDAALDEFPVDLVVFAGFMSKYFAAPKYFGKIINIHPALIPMFCGRGYYGHHVHEAVLSRGVKVTGCTVHFVDDEYDHGPIIAQRAVPVRDDDTPDTLAARVQAEERKLYPQVIQWFAEGRVTLEHGRAIVKGRDRTEFFRADGASE; encoded by the coding sequence ATGCTGTGCAATAATCAACGAGGAATGGCGGCAGATTCAATCAAGCCTATAAACCTCGCCGTGCTCCTTTCCGGAGCGGGCTCGACGCTCGCGAATTTTCTCGAATGCATCGCGGCGGGAAAGCTCGACGCGCGGATCTCCGTCGTCGTTTCAAGCAGGCCGGGCGTGCGCGGTCTCGAAATCGCGGAAGCCGCGGGCATCCCGACGCGCGTCGTCAGCCGCAAGAAGCACCCCGACGAGCGGGAGTTTTCCAAAATTGTCGATGCGGCGCTGGATGAATTTCCGGTGGATCTGGTGGTCTTCGCCGGATTTATGAGCAAGTATTTCGCCGCGCCCAAGTATTTCGGGAAGATAATCAACATCCATCCGGCGCTTATTCCGATGTTCTGCGGGCGGGGTTACTACGGCCACCATGTGCACGAGGCCGTGCTTTCCCGCGGCGTGAAAGTGACCGGCTGCACCGTCCATTTCGTGGACGATGAATATGACCACGGGCCGATAATCGCGCAGCGCGCGGTGCCCGTGCGCGACGACGACACGCCGGACACTCTGGCCGCGCGCGTCCAAGCCGAAGAGCGAAAGCTGTACCCGCAGGTGATCCAGTGGTTCGCGGAAGGCCGCGTGACGCTGGAGCACGGCCGCGCGATTGTGAAAGGCCGCGACCGGACGGAGTTCTTCCGTGCGGACGGCGCATCGGAATAG
- the purL gene encoding phosphoribosylformylglycinamidine synthase subunit PurL — protein MQSEGKHIPGGEITPALLARVGLTRDEYLRARELMGRDLTVVELGIFGAMWSEHCNYKSSKKHLRKLPSGGGAVLQGPGENAGVVDIGGGLAVAFKIESHNHPSAVEPFQGAATGIGGIVRDVFAMGARPVALLDPLRFGPISKLTAAEKAKIANSANGNAEEAIAREEATRARTKYLFGGVVSGIAHYGNCLGIPTVGGEVVFDESYSTNPLVNVLCLGVVEPEHIVKGTAGGEGNPILYVGAKTGRDGIQGATFASVNLAEDASQDRPAVQVGDPFYEKLLLEACLEVARMPGLIGMQDMGAAGLTSSTCEMAGRGGVGVELDLDKVPQRAEDMTAYEMMLSESQERMVLCVERGREQEFIAAFKKWELDAVEIGVVLSEPVYRVKHRGEIVAEIPNNLITKDVPEYDRPAAVPAYYSQMPVLYPDEVARIAIEFLANHEWPEALPHPPLNQPYAEFLFHLLAHPNIASKRTVWEQYDYMVRTGTVPPYDGDAAVVRVKQGPRAVAISTDCPAHACFLDPRAGAARAVCEAARNLIAVGARPLAITNCLNFGNPEDPEVMWQFTETIEGMRESLSALGTPVTGGNVSFYNETERFAVNPTPVIGMVGVLEDAARRIPQSFAKAGSALYLVGATDGTLDASSLAYYILGLTHGKLASPDYAEFAASRDFLLAAMDAGLVASCHDVSDGGLAVCAAEMAFGTGIGCEISVSGFIKGEPSDSGAEIKSEHLSGAFSESGNRWLVEVDADRIPDFEQLASHVRGGGDGKRGSESGTLSLSRVGSTGGDKLTMTVDTLRLYSVRLADAEEAWRRGMEAAGAG, from the coding sequence ATGCAATCTGAAGGCAAACACATTCCCGGCGGGGAAATCACCCCCGCGCTTCTCGCGCGTGTCGGGCTGACGCGCGACGAGTATTTGCGCGCCCGCGAACTGATGGGCAGGGATTTAACCGTCGTCGAGCTGGGCATCTTCGGCGCGATGTGGAGCGAGCACTGCAACTACAAGAGCTCGAAGAAGCATCTGCGAAAGTTGCCCTCCGGCGGCGGCGCGGTTTTGCAGGGGCCGGGCGAAAACGCGGGCGTGGTGGATATCGGCGGCGGGCTGGCCGTCGCGTTCAAGATCGAATCGCACAACCACCCCTCCGCGGTCGAGCCTTTCCAGGGCGCGGCCACGGGAATCGGCGGAATCGTCCGCGATGTTTTCGCGATGGGAGCGCGGCCGGTCGCGCTGCTCGACCCGCTGCGGTTCGGCCCGATATCGAAATTAACCGCGGCGGAAAAAGCGAAGATTGCGAATTCCGCGAACGGAAACGCCGAGGAAGCAATCGCGCGCGAGGAGGCCACACGCGCGCGCACGAAGTACCTTTTCGGCGGCGTCGTTTCCGGAATCGCGCACTACGGGAACTGCCTGGGAATCCCCACCGTCGGCGGCGAAGTCGTTTTCGACGAAAGCTATTCGACTAATCCTTTGGTCAACGTGCTTTGCCTCGGCGTCGTCGAGCCGGAGCATATCGTCAAGGGAACTGCGGGGGGGGAGGGTAATCCCATCCTCTACGTCGGCGCCAAGACCGGACGCGACGGCATCCAGGGCGCCACGTTCGCGAGCGTGAACTTGGCCGAGGACGCGTCGCAGGACCGTCCCGCGGTGCAGGTGGGAGATCCGTTTTACGAGAAGCTGCTGCTCGAAGCGTGCCTGGAAGTCGCGCGGATGCCCGGCCTCATCGGGATGCAGGACATGGGCGCGGCCGGGCTGACAAGCTCGACCTGCGAGATGGCGGGGCGCGGCGGCGTGGGCGTCGAACTCGACCTCGACAAAGTGCCCCAGCGCGCGGAGGACATGACCGCGTACGAAATGATGCTTTCCGAAAGCCAGGAGCGGATGGTGCTTTGCGTCGAGCGCGGGCGGGAGCAGGAATTCATCGCCGCATTCAAAAAGTGGGAGCTGGACGCGGTCGAAATCGGCGTCGTGCTTTCCGAGCCGGTGTACCGTGTCAAGCACCGCGGCGAAATAGTCGCCGAAATTCCGAATAATTTGATTACGAAAGACGTGCCGGAGTACGACCGGCCGGCCGCGGTTCCCGCGTACTATTCTCAGATGCCGGTGCTTTATCCGGACGAAGTCGCGCGCATCGCTATCGAGTTCCTTGCAAATCACGAGTGGCCGGAGGCGCTTCCGCACCCGCCGCTAAACCAGCCTTACGCCGAGTTCCTTTTTCACCTGCTCGCGCATCCGAACATCGCGTCCAAGCGCACGGTGTGGGAGCAGTACGACTACATGGTGCGCACGGGGACGGTGCCGCCGTACGACGGAGACGCCGCGGTCGTGCGCGTCAAGCAGGGGCCGCGCGCGGTCGCGATTTCGACCGACTGCCCTGCGCATGCTTGCTTTCTCGATCCGCGCGCGGGCGCGGCGCGCGCGGTGTGCGAGGCGGCGCGGAATCTGATCGCGGTCGGCGCGCGGCCGCTTGCGATTACGAACTGCCTCAACTTCGGCAACCCGGAGGACCCGGAGGTGATGTGGCAGTTCACCGAAACGATCGAGGGGATGCGCGAGTCGCTGTCGGCGCTTGGAACGCCCGTGACCGGCGGCAACGTCAGCTTCTACAACGAAACCGAGAGGTTCGCGGTCAATCCGACGCCCGTAATCGGAATGGTCGGCGTCCTCGAAGACGCGGCCCGGCGCATCCCGCAGAGCTTCGCGAAAGCGGGCAGCGCGCTGTATCTCGTCGGCGCGACGGACGGGACGCTGGACGCGAGCTCGCTTGCGTATTACATTCTGGGTCTGACGCACGGAAAGCTGGCGTCGCCCGATTACGCCGAATTCGCGGCGAGCCGCGATTTTCTGCTCGCGGCGATGGACGCGGGGCTTGTCGCGAGCTGCCACGATGTTTCGGACGGCGGGCTGGCGGTGTGCGCGGCCGAGATGGCGTTCGGCACTGGCATCGGCTGCGAGATATCGGTATCCGGATTCATAAAGGGCGAGCCGAGCGACAGCGGCGCGGAGATCAAATCCGAGCATCTTTCCGGCGCGTTCAGCGAAAGCGGCAACCGGTGGCTGGTAGAAGTTGACGCTGATCGCATCCCGGACTTCGAGCAGCTTGCCTCGCATGTGCGGGGGGGAGGAGATGGCAAGCGGGGAAGTGAATCCGGAACGCTATCCTTATCCCGCGTAGGTTCGACCGGCGGCGACAAACTGACGATGACAGTGGACACGCTGCGGCTGTACTCGGTCAGGCTCGCAGACGCGGAGGAAGCGTGGCGGAGGGGGATGGAGGCGGCTGGAGCGGGATAA
- a CDS encoding site-2 protease family protein, which translates to MGTNYGAWDYVWIGVVFLSAIILHEVAHGLVALWNGDDTAKRAGRLTLNPLPHMDVLGTIFLVFVLLTGFGIGWAKPVPIDPRKFGNFRLGLFTVALAGPLTNVLLAGLSLLIAIPIIRGAISFPGADTLVIEMFIINLLLASFNLVPVPPLDGSRIVSSALPAQAMRGYLSVEPYGIMIILALLFLPVPWLHAAPLRFLLGKLVGEYVGWFDAFVKAVS; encoded by the coding sequence GTGGGAACCAATTACGGCGCCTGGGACTACGTCTGGATAGGCGTCGTTTTTCTTTCGGCGATAATTCTGCACGAGGTCGCGCACGGCCTGGTCGCGCTGTGGAACGGCGACGACACCGCCAAGCGCGCGGGGCGGCTCACGCTCAATCCGCTTCCGCACATGGACGTTCTCGGCACGATCTTTCTCGTTTTCGTTCTGCTGACCGGATTCGGCATCGGCTGGGCGAAGCCGGTGCCGATCGACCCGCGCAAATTCGGGAATTTCAGGCTCGGCCTGTTCACCGTCGCGCTCGCGGGGCCGCTGACGAACGTGCTGCTCGCCGGGCTAAGCCTTTTGATCGCGATTCCGATAATTCGCGGCGCGATCTCGTTTCCGGGTGCGGACACGCTCGTCATTGAGATGTTCATCATCAATCTGCTTCTTGCGAGTTTCAACCTGGTGCCGGTGCCCCCGCTGGACGGAAGCCGGATCGTTTCGAGCGCGCTTCCGGCGCAGGCGATGCGCGGCTACCTTTCAGTCGAGCCTTACGGAATTATGATAATCCTCGCGCTTTTATTCCTGCCCGTTCCTTGGCTTCATGCCGCGCCGCTAAGGTTTCTTCTGGGAAAACTGGTAGGCGAATACGTCGGATGGTTCGACGCGTTCGTCAAGGCGGTGTCGTGA
- a CDS encoding helix-turn-helix domain-containing protein translates to MDYSERPFLKIGRLIRNLRIAAGLAQHELAQEIDINNSYLSRIENGERRPSPKIMKRMAAVLPTTYEDLVAASGLISEDFTIVPKSDGEKRDISRSIEELREILAQIERKPLGEVLHGRLDPSKIVRRGAPVFSKVPAGFFDDMNVVHEYDDYEQLVLAEDELGYDPKAFALRVKGDSMVEAGIFEDDIVIVSPNTKVANGDIAAVKYGRAEITLKRFYMDGETIILQPCNSKFRPITFSNPEDVTVLGKVILVRRKLY, encoded by the coding sequence TTGGATTACTCGGAAAGACCGTTTTTGAAGATCGGCCGGCTCATCCGAAACCTTCGGATCGCCGCCGGCCTGGCCCAGCACGAGCTGGCGCAGGAAATTGACATCAACAACAGCTACCTCTCCCGCATCGAGAACGGCGAGCGCCGTCCGTCTCCCAAGATAATGAAACGGATGGCAGCGGTGCTGCCGACGACGTACGAAGACCTGGTCGCGGCCAGCGGGCTGATCAGCGAAGATTTCACGATCGTCCCGAAGTCGGACGGGGAAAAAAGGGACATATCCCGCTCCATCGAGGAGCTTCGCGAGATATTGGCTCAAATCGAGCGCAAGCCGCTTGGCGAAGTGCTTCACGGCAGGCTCGACCCGTCAAAGATAGTGCGCCGGGGCGCGCCGGTTTTCAGCAAAGTGCCCGCGGGATTTTTCGACGACATGAATGTGGTCCACGAGTACGACGATTACGAGCAGCTTGTTCTTGCCGAGGACGAGCTGGGATACGACCCGAAGGCTTTCGCGTTGCGCGTCAAGGGCGACTCGATGGTGGAAGCCGGAATTTTCGAGGACGACATCGTAATAGTTTCGCCGAACACGAAGGTGGCGAACGGCGACATCGCCGCTGTCAAGTACGGCAGGGCGGAAATTACGCTCAAGCGCTTCTATATGGACGGGGAAACTATCATTCTCCAGCCGTGCAACAGCAAGTTCCGTCCGATTACGTTCTCGAATCCGGAGGACGTGACGGTGCTTGGAAAAGTCATTCTGGTGAGAAGGAAGCTGTATTAG
- a CDS encoding four helix bundle protein, whose amino-acid sequence MAWRKARQLCGLVPKLTLKDSLRTDFAYRDQIWRSAISIMSNIAEGFGRTGAKDFHHFLLISRGSAAEVQSLLYVGSDANYLDEMEFKAFYSLAEEVIMLIGGLQTYLKKRQSKTKT is encoded by the coding sequence ATGGCCTGGCGGAAAGCGCGTCAGCTTTGCGGTTTGGTTCCCAAGCTGACTCTAAAAGATTCGCTCAGAACGGATTTCGCCTACCGGGACCAGATTTGGAGGTCGGCCATTTCGATAATGAGCAACATCGCGGAGGGCTTCGGCAGAACGGGTGCAAAGGACTTTCACCACTTCCTTCTGATCTCCAGGGGGTCGGCCGCGGAAGTTCAGTCCCTTTTATACGTCGGCAGCGACGCGAATTACCTCGACGAAATGGAATTCAAGGCATTTTACTCGCTGGCGGAAGAAGTGATTATGCTGATTGGCGGACTGCAAACCTACCTCAAGAAGCGGCAGTCCAAGACAAAGACGTAG
- a CDS encoding segregation/condensation protein A — MVRRVRQGGVVMAPEFRLDAIEFAGPLELLLGLVRRNEMDPARINLSLICDQFIAYVNENKLAELEEGYAFLVLAGTLLEIKSRALLPAPPKDAEGEGDEFLDEVERADGGQVFASFRLIAAEFEKRLKEMSRFVPGGFHKEIEDRLIVSFDELSLYDLMTTFQRVLSERRAEGVTLEHESRPIEEVIEELLEDQVLLSSGRKLHEMLYAQPTVMDLVTMFLAVLELIAQGRLDFRAEGGEVLIVGA; from the coding sequence ATGGTTCGACGCGTTCGTCAAGGCGGTGTCGTGATGGCGCCGGAATTCAGATTGGACGCCATCGAGTTCGCCGGGCCGCTTGAGTTATTGCTCGGCCTCGTCCGCCGCAACGAGATGGACCCGGCGCGCATTAACCTCAGCCTGATTTGCGACCAGTTCATTGCATACGTAAACGAAAACAAACTGGCGGAGCTCGAGGAAGGCTACGCGTTTCTGGTGCTCGCGGGTACATTGCTGGAAATCAAAAGCCGGGCGCTTCTCCCCGCGCCGCCGAAAGACGCCGAAGGCGAAGGGGATGAGTTCCTGGACGAAGTGGAGCGGGCGGACGGCGGGCAGGTGTTCGCAAGCTTCAGGCTGATCGCTGCGGAATTCGAAAAGCGGCTTAAGGAAATGAGCAGGTTCGTCCCCGGCGGATTCCACAAGGAAATCGAGGACAGACTGATCGTCAGCTTCGACGAGCTTTCGCTTTACGACTTGATGACCACGTTCCAGCGCGTGCTTTCGGAGCGCAGGGCGGAAGGCGTGACGCTCGAACACGAATCGCGGCCGATCGAGGAAGTGATTGAAGAGCTTCTGGAAGACCAGGTGCTTTTATCGTCCGGACGAAAGCTGCACGAGATGCTATACGCGCAGCCGACCGTGATGGATTTGGTCACGATGTTCCTCGCCGTGCTGGAGCTTATCGCGCAGGGCAGGCTGGACTTCCGCGCCGAAGGCGGCGAGGTGCTGATAGTCGGCGCGTAG
- the purQ gene encoding phosphoribosylformylglycinamidine synthase subunit PurQ, translating into MKIGIVVFPGSNCDYDAYRAAKHVMGIDTVWLWHGERDLQGVDAIILPGGFSYGDYLRCGAIARFSPVMESVVEFANRGGPVIGICNGFQTLCEAGLLPGALIRNSSLRFSCKWVNLRCESKESVFTSRYFPGEVISVPIAHGEGCYVADRETLAMLEDQGEVVWRYCAPDGTSEWEKFGWNGAAPPAYNPNGSLHNIAGIRNERGNVLGMMPHPERAVESVIGGTDGRRVFESAMAAAAAAAAT; encoded by the coding sequence GTGAAAATAGGCATCGTCGTATTTCCCGGAAGCAACTGCGACTACGACGCGTACCGCGCCGCCAAGCACGTGATGGGGATTGATACCGTCTGGCTCTGGCACGGCGAACGGGATCTGCAAGGCGTCGACGCAATAATCCTTCCCGGCGGGTTCAGCTACGGCGACTACCTGAGATGCGGCGCGATCGCGCGGTTCTCGCCGGTGATGGAGTCGGTCGTGGAGTTCGCGAACCGCGGCGGCCCCGTCATCGGGATTTGCAACGGATTCCAGACGCTTTGCGAGGCGGGGCTGCTGCCCGGAGCGCTGATCCGCAATTCCAGCCTGCGGTTCTCGTGCAAGTGGGTCAACCTGCGCTGCGAATCCAAGGAAAGCGTTTTCACGTCGCGCTATTTTCCCGGCGAAGTGATATCGGTGCCGATCGCGCACGGCGAAGGATGCTATGTCGCAGACCGCGAAACTCTCGCGATGCTCGAAGACCAGGGCGAAGTCGTGTGGCGGTATTGCGCTCCCGACGGTACGAGCGAGTGGGAGAAGTTCGGTTGGAACGGAGCCGCGCCGCCCGCGTACAATCCGAACGGCAGCCTTCACAACATAGCGGGCATCCGCAACGAGCGCGGAAACGTGCTCGGCATGATGCCGCACCCGGAGCGCGCTGTCGAAAGCGTGATCGGCGGCACCGACGGCAGGCGCGTGTTCGAAAGCGCGATGGCCGCGGCCGCGGCGGCCGCCGCGACTTAG
- a CDS encoding PD40 domain-containing protein, with protein MHKSVFIAIAVAAAAALSAAPISNIAASAASGEAASNTSHGGGKNPTEIGKNCTPEEIERAQAGFQQPHLYPPPQLFPGEERFLRNLRQLTFGGENAEAYWSPDGKKLSFQSKRDGGRADQIYILDVITGASRRVSNGQGVCTCSFFLGDNKRIVYASTFAEMPGAPPPPDYSKGYVWPVYRAYELYIADSETGEILERLTDVAGYDAECEGVDWTHGDRIVFTSARDGDLDLYALDPAKKTVERLTDLPGYDGGSFPSYDGSTIVWRRQPAKTAEEIADFRELLAAELVRPGHLEIWAMDRDGGNKRQLTDNGAANFGPNMSPGNERIVFCSNMNGGGRNFDLYVMSAQGGAAERVTFYDGFDGFPMYSPDGKYLVFASNRNGLVEGETNIFVAEWIND; from the coding sequence ATGCACAAATCAGTCTTCATCGCGATTGCCGTCGCAGCCGCAGCGGCGCTGTCCGCCGCGCCCATTTCGAATATCGCCGCGTCCGCCGCAAGCGGGGAGGCCGCGTCGAACACCAGCCACGGCGGAGGCAAAAATCCGACCGAAATAGGAAAAAACTGCACTCCGGAGGAAATCGAAAGGGCGCAGGCAGGCTTCCAGCAGCCGCATCTTTATCCGCCGCCGCAGCTTTTTCCGGGCGAAGAGAGGTTTCTGCGCAACCTTCGCCAGCTTACCTTCGGCGGGGAGAACGCGGAGGCATACTGGTCGCCCGACGGAAAGAAATTGTCATTTCAGTCCAAGCGGGACGGCGGCCGGGCGGATCAAATATACATCCTCGATGTGATAACCGGAGCCTCCCGCCGCGTTTCGAACGGGCAGGGCGTCTGCACATGTTCGTTCTTCCTCGGCGACAACAAGCGCATCGTGTACGCAAGCACGTTTGCGGAAATGCCGGGCGCGCCCCCGCCGCCGGATTACTCCAAGGGCTACGTCTGGCCGGTGTACAGGGCTTACGAGCTTTACATCGCGGACAGCGAGACGGGCGAAATACTCGAACGGCTGACCGACGTCGCCGGATACGACGCGGAGTGCGAAGGCGTGGACTGGACGCACGGCGACAGGATTGTCTTCACGTCGGCGCGCGACGGCGACCTCGACCTATACGCGCTCGATCCAGCGAAAAAAACGGTGGAGCGCCTGACCGATCTGCCCGGATACGACGGCGGAAGCTTTCCATCCTACGACGGCTCGACGATCGTATGGCGCAGGCAGCCCGCGAAAACCGCCGAGGAAATCGCGGACTTCCGCGAGCTTCTCGCGGCGGAACTGGTGCGTCCAGGGCATCTCGAAATATGGGCGATGGACCGCGACGGCGGAAACAAGCGCCAGCTCACCGACAACGGCGCGGCGAATTTCGGCCCGAACATGAGCCCGGGCAACGAACGGATCGTTTTCTGCAGCAATATGAACGGGGGGGGGCGCAACTTCGACCTGTACGTGATGTCCGCCCAGGGCGGCGCGGCCGAGCGAGTGACTTTTTACGACGGATTCGACGGATTTCCGATGTACAGCCCGGACGGGAAATACCTGGTGTTCGCAAGCAACAGGAACGGTCTGGTCGAAGGCGAGACGAACATATTCGTGGCGGAATGGATAAACGATTAA
- a CDS encoding PAS domain-containing protein, whose product MLAEFFRPEYIDYHQYLYSLALFIFGAAAFSVASATGRYFPWIWLTAFGTVRGLAEWLGLLAIALEKGIVVGNAFAIIRAASYALLACFWVSTLINRKHRFGAYFAAFLLFAGIIAAWLLWPDKADLLARYVLAIPGGTLAAIALFGHAKSAAAGRRTLLSAAICLIGYTFLFWFATITDSGPVLLAIKTLLCLSLAALLMSFSRVLRQAAALEWRLDANCVSCRWAMGAVVALAVAAYFVSGAAGKEEDAQLREELLNSAKSVAGLLEPERIDTLKGDETDYSNPDWQALRGDMMKIKAGNSKIRFAYLMALENGKAIFLVDSEPADSQDYSPPGQVYFEAEADLYRVFDTGIPAVSGPYRDRWGDWVTAFVPIGGGNGKPPAVMGLDMASERFLQSIASRRALAITMMGILTGLFISFTIVMILSRDRELQIAISEAKHRIVSDFTYNWEYWMSPEGGFVYVSPAAERIAGVPASEIASGAARFEELFRASERDAIKKQLEECKRSGEAVSANYQMETGGQVKFVSHICTPILSEDGRFRGIRGSIVDITARRLAEAEKDRLIAELEKSLSEIKTLKGLVPICAWCKKIRNDEGYWQQMEAFISEHSEAEFSHGICPDCAKKVLEES is encoded by the coding sequence TTGCTTGCCGAATTCTTTCGTCCCGAATATATAGACTATCACCAGTATCTATACAGTCTTGCGCTTTTCATTTTCGGCGCGGCTGCGTTTTCCGTCGCGAGCGCCACTGGAAGGTATTTCCCTTGGATTTGGCTCACCGCATTCGGCACGGTTCGCGGCTTGGCCGAGTGGCTCGGCCTGCTTGCTATAGCGCTTGAAAAAGGAATTGTGGTTGGAAATGCATTTGCAATTATCCGGGCCGCTTCATACGCATTACTCGCATGTTTTTGGGTGTCAACGCTAATAAACCGCAAACATCGCTTTGGTGCTTACTTTGCCGCGTTTCTGCTTTTCGCCGGAATTATTGCGGCATGGTTGCTTTGGCCGGACAAGGCGGATCTGCTTGCGCGTTACGTTCTGGCGATTCCCGGAGGAACGCTTGCCGCAATTGCGCTTTTTGGGCATGCGAAATCCGCGGCGGCAGGCAGACGCACGCTTTTGTCTGCTGCGATTTGTCTGATTGGATACACGTTTTTGTTCTGGTTTGCAACAATAACGGACTCCGGCCCGGTTTTGTTGGCAATCAAAACGCTGCTGTGCCTGTCGCTGGCGGCTTTGCTGATGAGTTTTTCCCGTGTTTTACGTCAGGCGGCGGCATTGGAGTGGCGGCTCGATGCGAATTGCGTCTCGTGCCGCTGGGCGATGGGCGCCGTAGTCGCGCTCGCCGTCGCCGCATATTTCGTATCCGGTGCGGCCGGCAAGGAGGAAGACGCGCAATTGCGAGAGGAGCTGCTCAATTCGGCAAAAAGCGTGGCGGGTCTTCTTGAACCGGAAAGGATCGATACGCTAAAAGGCGACGAAACCGACTACTCTAATCCCGACTGGCAGGCGCTTCGCGGCGACATGATGAAAATCAAGGCAGGCAATTCAAAAATCAGGTTCGCTTATCTGATGGCGCTTGAAAACGGGAAAGCGATTTTTCTCGTAGACAGCGAGCCGGCGGATTCGCAGGATTATTCTCCGCCGGGTCAAGTTTACTTCGAAGCCGAGGCCGATCTGTACCGCGTATTTGACACGGGAATTCCGGCGGTAAGCGGCCCTTACAGGGACAGATGGGGCGACTGGGTCACCGCGTTTGTACCAATCGGAGGCGGAAATGGAAAGCCGCCTGCGGTGATGGGGTTGGACATGGCGTCCGAAAGATTTTTGCAGAGCATTGCATCAAGACGGGCGCTTGCGATAACAATGATGGGGATTTTAACCGGGCTTTTCATCTCCTTTACGATCGTGATGATTCTTTCCCGGGACCGGGAGCTGCAAATCGCAATCTCCGAAGCCAAACATCGGATCGTTTCCGATTTCACATACAACTGGGAATATTGGATGTCGCCGGAGGGCGGATTCGTTTACGTTTCGCCCGCGGCCGAACGAATCGCGGGCGTCCCGGCCTCGGAAATAGCGTCGGGCGCCGCGCGATTTGAAGAGCTGTTCCGCGCCTCGGAGAGGGATGCAATAAAAAAACAGCTGGAAGAATGCAAGCGTTCCGGTGAGGCGGTATCGGCGAATTACCAGATGGAAACAGGAGGCCAGGTAAAGTTCGTCAGCCACATCTGCACGCCGATCCTGTCGGAGGACGGCCGATTCCGCGGGATCCGCGGTTCCATTGTGGATATAACCGCGCGCAGACTTGCCGAAGCCGAGAAGGACAGGTTGATCGCGGAACTTGAAAAATCGCTGTCGGAGATAAAAACCCTCAAAGGGCTCGTCCCGATCTGCGCGTGGTGCAAGAAAATTCGCAACGACGAAGGATACTGGCAGCAAATGGAAGCGTTCATTTCGGAGCATTCCGAGGCCGAATTCAGCCATGGAATCTGTCCCGATTGCGCCAAAAAAGTGTTGGAGGAATCATGA
- a CDS encoding nucleotidyltransferase domain-containing protein, with the protein MFEMIVAGIELPLEKIAEFCMRNYIRKLPVFGSALTDEFRPDSDLDILVEFDPEHVPGFDFFGMADEFIDMPGRKEDLNTEGFISRYFRDLVLESARLVYEKP; encoded by the coding sequence ATGTTCGAGATGATTGTTGCAGGAATCGAATTGCCGCTTGAGAAAATCGCCGAATTCTGCATGCGGAATTACATCCGCAAGCTCCCGGTGTTCGGCAGCGCGCTCACCGACGAATTCCGCCCCGACAGCGATTTGGACATCCTTGTCGAGTTCGATCCGGAGCATGTGCCGGGGTTCGATTTTTTCGGGATGGCGGACGAGTTTATCGATATGCCGGGAAGGAAAGAGGATTTGAATACAGAAGGATTCATTTCCAGATACTTTCGCGATCTGGTATTGGAATCGGCAAGGTTGGTGTATGAAAAGCCTTAA